From Cucumis melo cultivar AY chromosome 1, USDA_Cmelo_AY_1.0, whole genome shotgun sequence, a single genomic window includes:
- the LOC103495365 gene encoding inositol 1,3,4-trisphosphate 5/6-kinase 4 isoform X1: MVGQLVKGVILDDSVLFINSNAHNPNHSLRPNSDNLLRHLRYSMFRTGISSRLDSSDCKDIIKEKAESHSIDCFSLSAFLTEDDINEIMLSWGDIRNSILYVISSEKKDDINHLIDQGWLVVVLNVQDDNTCENLGAICISKLEELPLSICRLNRKAVDCSILVVGYTMKLSRELDFSKRGAFPLCPTDNGLIFMPLTFDLPLSSQLSEVDMILHKATDEILHVELSNFSDPFNKITYSSRMQELQRYIEVHPDLCVIDPLNNIKPVLDRLEIQQILLGLEALKPKGCIIRGPYFLKVGNFNEANMVQKLYEAKLSLPCIVKPQVACGVSDAHKMAIIFDVEDLKNLDVPLPAIIQEYVDHSSTLYKFYSLGEKIFYAVKKSTPNRSILMNLRQGVGPLVFDSLRSLPIANESRHHLDGKSSDNKNKDLNFELVQNAANWLRRVLNLSIFGFDVVVEDKSGDHVIVDVNYLPSFKEVPDDIAIPAFWEAIKNKYENSKNPIS; this comes from the exons ATGGTTGGGCAATTGGTAAAGGGAGTAATATTGGATGATTCTGTACTATTTATCAATTCTAATGCCCATAATCCCAACCATTCACTACGACCCAATTCCGATAATCTCCTCCGCCACCTCCGCTATTCCATGTTTCGAACG GGAATTTCTTCCAGGCTGGACTCTTCAGATTGTAAG GATATTATCAAAGAGAAAGCAGAGTCTCACTCAATCGATTGCTTCTCCTTGAGTGCATTTTTGACAGAAGATGATATTAATGAAATCATGCTATCTTGGGGGGACATTCGCAACTCTATCTTGTATGTCATCTCAAGTGAGAAGAAGGACGATATCAATCACCTAATTGATCAGGGGTGGCTTGTTGTTGTTTTGA ATGTTCAAGATGACAATACATGTGAAAATTTGGGAGCGATTTGTATTAGCAAACTAGAAGAGTTGCCTTTGAGTATTTGTCGCTTAAATAGGAAG GCAGTTGACTGTAGCATCCTTGTAGTTGGTTACACAATGAAGCTTTCACGTGAACTTGATTTTTCCAAG AGGGGTGCCTTTCCTCTGTGTCCTACTGACAATGGGTTGATTTTCATGCCCCTGACGTTTGATCTACCTTTATCATCTCAATTGTCTGAGGTTGACATGATTCTCCATAAAGCAACAGATGAAATTCTACATGTTGAGCTTAGCAATTTTTCAGACCCCTTTAACAAAATAACCTACTCCAGCAGAATGCAGGAATTGCAGAG GTATATTGAAGTCCACCCAGATTTATGCGTAATTGACCCACTTAATAATATAAAACCTGTATTGGATCGGTTGGAAATTCAACAGATTCTTCTCGGGCTGGAGGCTCTCAAACCCAAAGGCTGCATAATCAGGGGTCCTTATTTTCTCAAG GTTGGTAATTTTAACGAGGCTAACATGGTGCAGAAGCTATATGAAGCTAAACTATCTCTTCCTTGTATAGTGAAGCCCCAAGTTGCTTGCGGAGTTTCTGATGCTCACAAAATG GCAATCATTTTTGATGTTGAAGATCTCAAGAATTTGGATGTTCCTCTTCCAGCTATTATTCAG GAATACGTGGATCATTCATCAACTCTCTACAAATTTTATTCACTAGGTGAAAAGATTTTTTATGCAGTTAAGAAGTCTACACCAAACAGAAGTATATTGATGAATTTACGCCAAGGTGTTGGACCATTAGTCTTTGACAG CTTAAGATCTCTGCCCATTGCCAATGAAAGTCGGCATCATTTAGATGGCAAAAGTTCTGATAATAAAAACAAGGACCTCAATTTTGAGCTTGTCCAAAATGCTGCCAATTGGCTTAGGAGAGTACTCAATCTTTCAATATTTGGTTTTGATGTCGTT GTTGAAGACAAGAGTGGGGATCATGTAATTGTGGATGTAAATTATCTGCCTTCTTTCAAGGAAGTTCCTGATGACATTGCAATACCTGCTTTCTGGGAAGCCATCAAGAACAAGTATGAAAACAGCAAAAACCCTATCAGTTAA
- the LOC103495365 gene encoding inositol 1,3,4-trisphosphate 5/6-kinase 4 isoform X2, whose protein sequence is MVGQLVKGVILDDSVLFINSNAHNPNHSLRPNSDNLLRHLRYSMFRTGISSRLDSSDCKDIIKEKAESHSIDCFSLSAFLTEDDINEIMLSWGDIRNSILYVISSEKKDDINHLIDQGWLVVVLNVQDDNTCENLGAICISKLEELPLSICRLNRKAVDCSILVVGYTMKLSRELDFSKRGAFPLCPTDNGLIFMPLTFDLPLSSQLSEVDMILHKATDEILHVELSNFSDPFNKITYSSRMQELQRYIEVHPDLCVIDPLNNIKPVLDRLEIQQILLGLEALKPKGCIIRGPYFLKKLYEAKLSLPCIVKPQVACGVSDAHKMAIIFDVEDLKNLDVPLPAIIQEYVDHSSTLYKFYSLGEKIFYAVKKSTPNRSILMNLRQGVGPLVFDSLRSLPIANESRHHLDGKSSDNKNKDLNFELVQNAANWLRRVLNLSIFGFDVVVEDKSGDHVIVDVNYLPSFKEVPDDIAIPAFWEAIKNKYENSKNPIS, encoded by the exons ATGGTTGGGCAATTGGTAAAGGGAGTAATATTGGATGATTCTGTACTATTTATCAATTCTAATGCCCATAATCCCAACCATTCACTACGACCCAATTCCGATAATCTCCTCCGCCACCTCCGCTATTCCATGTTTCGAACG GGAATTTCTTCCAGGCTGGACTCTTCAGATTGTAAG GATATTATCAAAGAGAAAGCAGAGTCTCACTCAATCGATTGCTTCTCCTTGAGTGCATTTTTGACAGAAGATGATATTAATGAAATCATGCTATCTTGGGGGGACATTCGCAACTCTATCTTGTATGTCATCTCAAGTGAGAAGAAGGACGATATCAATCACCTAATTGATCAGGGGTGGCTTGTTGTTGTTTTGA ATGTTCAAGATGACAATACATGTGAAAATTTGGGAGCGATTTGTATTAGCAAACTAGAAGAGTTGCCTTTGAGTATTTGTCGCTTAAATAGGAAG GCAGTTGACTGTAGCATCCTTGTAGTTGGTTACACAATGAAGCTTTCACGTGAACTTGATTTTTCCAAG AGGGGTGCCTTTCCTCTGTGTCCTACTGACAATGGGTTGATTTTCATGCCCCTGACGTTTGATCTACCTTTATCATCTCAATTGTCTGAGGTTGACATGATTCTCCATAAAGCAACAGATGAAATTCTACATGTTGAGCTTAGCAATTTTTCAGACCCCTTTAACAAAATAACCTACTCCAGCAGAATGCAGGAATTGCAGAG GTATATTGAAGTCCACCCAGATTTATGCGTAATTGACCCACTTAATAATATAAAACCTGTATTGGATCGGTTGGAAATTCAACAGATTCTTCTCGGGCTGGAGGCTCTCAAACCCAAAGGCTGCATAATCAGGGGTCCTTATTTTCTCAAG AAGCTATATGAAGCTAAACTATCTCTTCCTTGTATAGTGAAGCCCCAAGTTGCTTGCGGAGTTTCTGATGCTCACAAAATG GCAATCATTTTTGATGTTGAAGATCTCAAGAATTTGGATGTTCCTCTTCCAGCTATTATTCAG GAATACGTGGATCATTCATCAACTCTCTACAAATTTTATTCACTAGGTGAAAAGATTTTTTATGCAGTTAAGAAGTCTACACCAAACAGAAGTATATTGATGAATTTACGCCAAGGTGTTGGACCATTAGTCTTTGACAG CTTAAGATCTCTGCCCATTGCCAATGAAAGTCGGCATCATTTAGATGGCAAAAGTTCTGATAATAAAAACAAGGACCTCAATTTTGAGCTTGTCCAAAATGCTGCCAATTGGCTTAGGAGAGTACTCAATCTTTCAATATTTGGTTTTGATGTCGTT GTTGAAGACAAGAGTGGGGATCATGTAATTGTGGATGTAAATTATCTGCCTTCTTTCAAGGAAGTTCCTGATGACATTGCAATACCTGCTTTCTGGGAAGCCATCAAGAACAAGTATGAAAACAGCAAAAACCCTATCAGTTAA